The following are encoded in a window of Acropora muricata isolate sample 2 chromosome 6, ASM3666990v1, whole genome shotgun sequence genomic DNA:
- the LOC136919992 gene encoding zinc finger protein 664-like yields the protein MNESQWIPHKTKSGKILYYINPASGECKWQSQLNKGGSPNIFELDVKKNIKPSSLLEPCHEPEDKLVPETQEHSLLVKRSSYHMEEDRVSCSQATECEGSAVIHCVDNGVVIGDETLLSSLQQATSSNSTVFDDSEIVNNLQERRNVLPTQQQGHHILQCPWCRIEFSCPNKLASHLRSHPEIDPLKCPVCSKEYASSTSLTTHLRIHTGEKPFTCSYCNKSFNQSSHLTTHMRIHTGEKPYKCPQCPKTFGQSSHLTLHVRIHNGEKPFLCGFCNKGFSHSSALSTHVRTHTGEKPFQCPQCPKRFGQSSHLRIHTRTHTGERPFQCHFCHKHFRQSCYLAKHLRSHKSKEKNETHGV from the exons ATGAATGAATCACAGTGGATTCCACATAAAACAAAGTCTGGAAAAATTCTCTATTACATTAATCCAGCCAGTGGAGAATGTAAATGGCAAAGCCAATTGAACAAG ggGGGTAGTCCAAACATCTTTGAATTAGATGTCAAGAAAAACATCAAACCTTCATCTCTGTTGGAACCTTGTCATGAGCCTGAGGACAAATTAGTGCCAGAAACCCAAGAACATAGTTTGTTGGTTAAAAGAAGTTCATATCACATGGAAGAGGACAGAGTGAGCTGTTCACAGGCAACAGAATGT GAGGGGAGTGCTGTCATTCATTGTGTTGATAATGGTGTTGTGATTGGCGATGAAACTCTGCTATCATCTTTGCAGCAAGCCACAAGTTCAAATA GCACTGTGTTTGATGACTCGGAAATAGTCAACAATCTCCAGGAAAGAAGAAATGTGCTGCCAACACAGCAGCAGGGACACCACATTCTGCAATGTCCGTGGTGCCGAATAGAATTTTCCTGTCCTAACAAACTTGCTTCACATCTTCGTAGCCATCCGGAAATTGATCCTCTCAAGTGCCCAGTTTGTTCAAAGGAATACGCATCTTCCACTTCTCTCACAACTCATCTCCGGATTCACACTGGAGAAAAGCCGTTTACGTGCTCTTATTGTAATAAATCCTTCAACCAATCAAGTCACCTGACCACGCACATGCGCATTCATACTGGTGAAAAGCCTTACAAGTGCCCGCAGTGTCCCAAGACGTTTGGACAGTCCAGTCACTTGACTCTACATGTACGAATACATAACGGAGAAAAGCCCTTTCTGTGTGGCTTTTGCAACAAGGGATTTTCTCATTCGTCAGCTCTTAGCACACATGTGCGGACTCATACAGGTGAAAAGCCTTTCCAGTGCCCGCAATGTCCAAAGAGATTTGGTCAGTCAAGTCATCTTAGGATTCACACGCGGACCCATACCGGCGAGAGACCTTTTCAGTGTCATTTTTGCCACAAACATTTTAGACAATCTTGTTACTTGGCAAAGCATTTGCGAAGTCATAAGTcgaaagaaaagaatgaaactCATGGTGTGTGA